One Molothrus ater isolate BHLD 08-10-18 breed brown headed cowbird chromosome 4, BPBGC_Mater_1.1, whole genome shotgun sequence genomic window carries:
- the LOC118686411 gene encoding translation initiation factor IF-2-like, whose protein sequence is MRAGSAGAGRRERPAEGQSPRRAFPAASPRSCCRTRAERPSTCAGPCRTCGAHRGPYERRPSGSSVSQQPGAPPCLPARPLPRQREPRPGRCSPARPGRCRRPPAAVPSAGSVRQGPGTSPARQEGVRPQGWRRPSRAAVPPGAATCSVLTGVAGVLTMGQKEELQVLSQALHALREDESPSPINTWIQMKFERRSEELRLSSGPDVPVPASFDDFQFPSKMGPPADQKGPAAAPDTALAAHS, encoded by the exons ATGCGCGCCGGCTCGGCCGGTGCCGGGCGCAGGGAGCGCCCGGCCGAGGGGCAGAGCCCGCGCCGAGCTTTCCCTGCCGCCTCTCCccgcagctgctgcaggacgAGAGCCGAGCGGCCGAGCACCTGCGCTGGGCCCTGCCGCACCTGCGGAGCCCACAGAGGCCCCTACGAGAGGCGGCCGTCAGGTTCCTCGGTGAGCCAGCAGCCCGGCGCCCCTCCCTgcctcccggcccggcccctgcCCCGGCAGCGGGAGCCGCGCCCGGGCCGCTGCAGCCCTGCCCGCCCtgggcgctgccgccgccctcCCGCAGCCGTGCCCTCGGCCGGCAGCGTGCGGCAGGGGCCCggcaccagccctgcccggcAGGAGGGCGTGCGGCCGCAGGGCTGGCGGCGCCCGTCTCGGGCAGCTGTGCCGCCCGGCGCCGCCACATGCTCTGTCTTAACAGGGGTGGCCGGAGTGCTCACGATGGGGCAGAAGGAGGAGCTCCAGGTCCTCAGTCAGG ctcttcaCGCCCTCAGGGAAGACGAGAGCCCATCCCCCATCAACACATGGATTCAGATGAAATTTGAAAGAAGATCTGAAGAACTTCGTTTGTCTTCTGGACCAGATGTACCTGTACCGGCCTCCTTTGATGACTTCCAGTTCCCATCGAAGATGGGACCACCTGCAGATCAGAAgggaccagctgcagctccagacacggctctggctgctcacagctga